The following are encoded together in the Paenibacillus antri genome:
- a CDS encoding DUF2161 family putative PD-(D/E)XK-type phosphodiesterase, with protein MGKRVSTDETEVRAKAETELYAPVKRWLEAQGYAVRGEVRGCDVVAVRDGESWPVVVELKKRFNLSLFLQAVERRALTPYVYVAAERSDRRNAFAISELRRLCGLLGIGLLTVKLYKRKPALVELHCDPAGPDEAAAGGRLGGPGGPPKSPGRRTTRVLDEFRERSGDYNAGGVTGRKLVTAYREKALRCAEALHMYGPLAPRQVRDLIASDMARSILARNVYGWFRRVSRGVYALTPAGEEALGEFAEVVAASPRPPAADGGVERE; from the coding sequence ATGGGGAAAAGGGTGTCCACCGACGAAACCGAGGTCCGCGCGAAGGCGGAAACCGAGCTGTACGCGCCGGTGAAACGCTGGCTGGAGGCGCAGGGCTACGCCGTGCGAGGCGAGGTGCGCGGCTGCGACGTCGTCGCCGTACGGGACGGCGAATCCTGGCCGGTCGTCGTCGAGCTGAAGAAGCGGTTCAACCTGTCGCTGTTTCTCCAGGCGGTGGAGCGGCGGGCGTTGACGCCGTATGTCTACGTGGCCGCCGAGCGGTCGGACCGGAGGAACGCCTTCGCGATCTCCGAGCTGCGCCGGCTGTGCGGGCTGCTCGGCATCGGGCTGCTCACGGTGAAGCTGTACAAGCGCAAGCCGGCGCTCGTGGAGCTGCACTGCGATCCGGCGGGCCCGGACGAAGCGGCGGCCGGCGGCCGGCTCGGCGGTCCGGGCGGTCCGCCGAAGTCGCCGGGACGGCGTACGACGCGGGTGCTCGACGAATTCCGCGAGCGCTCGGGCGACTACAACGCCGGCGGCGTAACCGGGCGGAAGCTCGTGACCGCCTACCGGGAGAAAGCGCTCCGCTGCGCGGAAGCGCTGCATATGTACGGGCCGCTCGCGCCGCGGCAGGTGCGGGATCTTATCGCCAGCGACATGGCGCGATCGATCTTGGCTCGGAACGTGTACGGTTGGTTCCGTCGGGTTTCGCGCGGCGTCTACGCGCTGACGCCCGCGGGTGAAGAGGCGCTCGGCGAGTTCGCCGAAGTCGTCGCCGCCTCCCCCCGCCCGCCAGCCGCCGACGGAGGTGTCGAACGCGAATAA
- a CDS encoding NAD(P)/FAD-dependent oxidoreductase: MYDCIIVGGGIAGLQASIQLGRYRRKTLVIDRGDGRSTLCRNYHNVLGYPEGVSGETLRALGRRQAQGYGVEFAEGDATKAEKYEAGFLITCETEQSLPTAYEGKTLLIATGVMDRLPDLPGLRGCLGLTVFICPDCDGYETRDKRTLVLGSGNAGAKMALALTYFCNELIFVNHERKPVDASLAEKLRNAGIRTVDAAIERVLTEGEETLGRFRGVALAAGETLEAERAFVAFGGNEVRTDLAKQLHVERMETKHIVTDPRTKMTSVPGVWAAGDVGVHSEQLVIAMGEGLQSAIWMHKWLLSREKASEGAPPTPAHSLVGAGKP, encoded by the coding sequence ATGTACGATTGTATCATCGTAGGCGGCGGCATCGCCGGGCTGCAGGCGTCGATCCAGCTCGGGCGGTACCGTCGGAAGACGCTGGTCATCGACCGGGGGGACGGACGTTCGACGTTGTGCCGGAACTACCATAACGTGCTTGGCTACCCGGAGGGCGTCAGCGGGGAGACGCTTCGCGCGCTCGGTCGTCGGCAAGCGCAAGGGTACGGCGTGGAATTCGCGGAAGGGGACGCGACGAAGGCGGAGAAATACGAAGCCGGCTTCCTGATTACGTGCGAGACGGAGCAAAGTTTGCCGACCGCATACGAGGGGAAGACGCTCCTGATCGCCACCGGCGTCATGGACCGGCTTCCGGACTTGCCCGGGCTGCGAGGCTGCCTCGGGTTGACCGTCTTTATTTGTCCCGACTGCGACGGGTACGAGACGCGGGACAAGCGCACGCTCGTGCTCGGGTCCGGGAACGCGGGGGCGAAGATGGCGCTCGCGCTGACTTACTTCTGCAACGAGCTGATCTTCGTGAACCACGAGCGGAAGCCCGTGGACGCGTCGCTCGCCGAGAAGCTGCGGAACGCGGGCATCCGAACGGTGGACGCCGCGATCGAGCGCGTGCTGACGGAAGGGGAGGAGACGTTAGGCCGGTTTCGCGGCGTCGCGCTCGCTGCGGGAGAGACGCTCGAGGCGGAGCGGGCGTTCGTCGCCTTCGGCGGCAACGAGGTCCGGACCGATCTCGCGAAGCAGCTGCACGTCGAGCGGATGGAGACGAAGCATATCGTGACCGATCCCCGGACGAAGATGACGAGCGTCCCCGGCGTCTGGGCGGCGGGCGACGTCGGGGTGCATTCGGAGCAGCTCGTCATCGCGATGGGCGAAGGGCTGCAGTCGGCGATCTGGATGCATAAGTGGCTGCTCTCCCGGGAGAAAGCGTCCGAGGGAGCTCCGCCGACCCCGGCGCATAGCTTGGTCGGCGCGGGCAAACCCTAA
- a CDS encoding sulfite exporter TauE/SafE family protein yields the protein MDITTAIIGLCVGFLVGLTGVGGAALLTPVLIWFGFPATVAVGTDLFYNSITKLFGGFQHWRQHTVKWKLVGYLASGSIPGAVIAVGLLKVFDQFFDNQEHVIRTALGIMLVVVAAAILLRLIGWKTEKENKWQAKPMEEKKWLTVGIGFALGFVVGLTSVGSGSLFAIAIIYLFRLKSSEVVGTDIVHAFFLVTVAGALHAGMGNVDYGLAFNLLIGSVPGVLAGSALSTKVPSKPLRAVVATLILLSGIKLI from the coding sequence ATGGATATCACGACTGCGATTATCGGACTATGCGTCGGCTTCCTGGTGGGGCTGACCGGCGTCGGCGGCGCCGCGCTATTGACGCCCGTCCTGATTTGGTTCGGATTTCCGGCGACGGTGGCGGTCGGCACGGATTTATTTTATAACTCCATCACGAAATTATTCGGCGGCTTCCAGCATTGGCGGCAGCATACGGTGAAGTGGAAGCTGGTCGGGTATCTCGCCAGCGGCAGCATCCCTGGCGCGGTCATCGCCGTCGGCCTCTTGAAGGTGTTCGACCAGTTCTTCGACAACCAGGAGCACGTGATCCGCACCGCGCTCGGCATTATGCTCGTCGTCGTGGCGGCGGCGATTCTGCTGCGCTTGATCGGGTGGAAGACCGAAAAGGAGAACAAATGGCAGGCCAAGCCCATGGAAGAGAAGAAGTGGCTGACGGTCGGCATCGGCTTCGCGCTCGGCTTCGTCGTCGGATTGACGTCCGTCGGCTCGGGCTCGCTGTTCGCCATCGCGATCATCTACTTGTTCAGGCTCAAGTCGTCCGAAGTCGTCGGCACCGATATCGTACATGCCTTCTTCCTCGTGACGGTGGCGGGCGCGCTCCACGCCGGCATGGGCAACGTCGACTACGGTCTCGCGTTCAACCTGCTCATCGGCTCGGTGCCCGGCGTGTTGGCCGGCAGCGCGCTGAGCACGAAGGTGCCGTCGAAGCCGCTGCGCGCGGTGGTGGCGACGCTCATTCTGCTGAGCGGCATCAAGCTTATATAG